One genomic segment of Photobacterium sp. DA100 includes these proteins:
- the ompR gene encoding two-component system response regulator OmpR, whose product MQENYKILVVDDDMRLRALLERYLSEQGFQVRSVANGEQMDRLLSRETFHLMVLDLMLPGEDGLSICRRLRNANNMLPILMLTAKGDEVDRIVGLEVGADDYLPKPFNPRELLARIRAVLRRQTVEAPGAPSVDSKIIEFGEFRLNLGTREMFRGEESMPLTSGEFAVLKALVTNAREPMSRDKLMNMARGREYSAMERSIDVQISRLRRMIEEDPSRPRYIQTVWGLGYVFVPDGSEA is encoded by the coding sequence ATGCAGGAAAATTATAAGATTCTGGTTGTTGATGATGACATGCGTCTGCGTGCGCTGCTGGAACGTTACCTCTCTGAGCAGGGCTTCCAAGTGCGTAGCGTGGCCAACGGTGAGCAAATGGACCGCTTATTGTCCCGTGAAACTTTCCACCTGATGGTATTGGATTTGATGCTGCCGGGTGAAGATGGCCTCTCGATTTGCCGCCGTTTGCGTAATGCCAACAACATGCTGCCGATCCTGATGCTGACCGCCAAGGGCGACGAAGTCGATCGCATCGTCGGTTTGGAAGTCGGTGCCGACGACTACCTGCCTAAGCCATTCAACCCACGCGAGCTGCTGGCCCGTATCCGAGCCGTACTGCGCCGCCAGACGGTTGAAGCTCCGGGTGCGCCGAGTGTCGACAGCAAGATCATCGAGTTCGGCGAGTTCCGCCTGAACCTAGGTACTCGCGAAATGTTCCGTGGCGAAGAATCGATGCCTCTGACCTCGGGTGAGTTTGCGGTATTGAAGGCGCTTGTAACCAATGCCCGTGAGCCGATGTCCCGTGACAAGCTGATGAACATGGCCCGTGGCCGTGAGTATTCGGCGATGGAGCGTTCGATTGACGTTCAGATCTCGCGTCTGCGCCGGATGATTGAAGAAGATCCTAGCCGCCCGCGCTATATCCAGACCGTGTGGGGACTGGGCTACGTATTCGTACCGGACGGCAGCGAGGCGTAA
- a CDS encoding YicC/YloC family endoribonuclease gives MIHSMTAYARREVKADWGTAVWEIRSVNQRYLETYLRMPEQFRSLEPVLRERFRKRLARGKVECNLRFEVNPAANTELKINEGLAKQVINAAKWVKETAGEGSVGPFQVLNWPGVMEAPEQDLDAINQDLLDAFDSTVDDFIAARASEGENMKALIEQRLDAISVEASKVRSMMPEVLNWQRERILNRLEEAKVELDANRVEQELIMLAQKSDVAEELDRLDSHVKETQKIMKKGGACGRRLDFMMQEFNRESNTLASKSINTEITAAAVELKVLIEQMREQIQNIE, from the coding sequence ATGATTCATAGCATGACCGCCTACGCCCGTCGCGAAGTCAAAGCCGATTGGGGTACTGCCGTATGGGAAATCCGCTCGGTTAACCAGCGTTACCTAGAAACTTACCTGCGTATGCCAGAGCAATTCCGTAGCCTTGAGCCAGTGCTGCGCGAGCGTTTCCGCAAGCGTCTGGCCCGCGGCAAGGTTGAGTGCAACCTGCGCTTCGAGGTAAACCCGGCCGCCAATACAGAGCTGAAAATCAACGAAGGGCTGGCCAAGCAGGTGATCAATGCCGCCAAGTGGGTCAAAGAGACCGCCGGCGAAGGCAGTGTCGGCCCGTTCCAGGTCCTGAACTGGCCGGGTGTGATGGAAGCGCCGGAGCAGGATCTCGATGCCATCAACCAAGATCTGCTCGATGCGTTCGACAGCACGGTGGATGACTTCATCGCCGCCCGCGCCAGCGAGGGTGAGAACATGAAGGCTCTTATCGAACAACGCCTTGACGCGATCTCGGTCGAAGCCAGCAAAGTACGCAGCATGATGCCGGAAGTCCTGAACTGGCAGCGCGAGCGCATCCTAAACCGCTTGGAAGAAGCCAAGGTCGAGCTGGATGCCAACCGTGTCGAGCAGGAACTGATCATGCTGGCACAGAAGAGCGATGTCGCCGAAGAGCTGGACCGCCTTGATTCACACGTCAAGGAAACCCAGAAGATCATGAAGAAAGGCGGTGCCTGCGGTCGCCGCCTCGACTTCATGATGCAGGAGTTCAACCGCGAGTCGAACACCCTGGCCTCGAAATCGATCAACACCGAGATCACTGCCGCGGCCGTCGAGCTAAAAGTGCTTATCGAGCAGATGCGCGAGCAGATCCAGAACATCGAATAA
- the gmk gene encoding guanylate kinase, with protein MSKGTLYIVSAPSGAGKSSLINALLETNPIYDMKVSVSHTTRGMRPGEEHGVHYNFVSVEEFQELVEQGAFLEHAEVFGNYYGTSRPWIEQQLNKGIDVFLDIDWQGARQIRKQMPQAKSLFILPPSKEELERRLNARGQDSDAVIARRMQEARSEISHYNEYDYVIVNDDFDVALMDFKAIIRAERLKQDKQAAKYNSMLNALLAEQ; from the coding sequence ATGAGCAAAGGTACTCTATACATTGTGTCGGCCCCGAGCGGCGCAGGCAAATCCAGTCTGATTAACGCCCTGTTGGAAACCAACCCGATCTATGACATGAAAGTATCCGTCTCTCACACCACCCGTGGCATGCGCCCGGGCGAAGAGCACGGTGTTCATTACAATTTCGTTAGCGTAGAAGAGTTCCAAGAACTAGTAGAGCAAGGTGCATTCCTTGAGCACGCTGAAGTTTTCGGCAACTACTACGGCACATCTCGCCCGTGGATCGAGCAGCAGCTGAACAAAGGTATCGATGTATTCCTCGATATCGATTGGCAGGGTGCCCGCCAGATCCGCAAGCAGATGCCACAAGCAAAAAGCCTGTTCATCCTGCCGCCTTCGAAAGAAGAGCTGGAGCGCCGCCTCAATGCCCGAGGGCAAGACAGCGACGCTGTTATCGCCCGCCGCATGCAGGAAGCCCGTTCGGAAATCTCCCATTACAACGAATACGATTATGTGATCGTCAATGATGATTTCGATGTCGCGCTGATGGATTTCAAAGCCATTATCCGCGCAGAACGATTGAAGCAAGACAAGCAAGCTGCTAAATATAACAGCATGCTCAATGCCCTACTGGCAGAACAGTAA
- the rpoZ gene encoding DNA-directed RNA polymerase subunit omega, which yields MARVTVQDAVDKIGNRFDLIQIAARRARQMQTGGKDPLVPEENDKYTVIALREIEEGLITKDILDARERQELQEQEAAELAAVSAIAGDNR from the coding sequence ATGGCACGCGTAACCGTTCAAGACGCTGTTGATAAAATTGGCAACCGTTTCGATCTAATCCAAATTGCTGCTCGCCGCGCTCGTCAGATGCAAACCGGCGGTAAGGATCCACTGGTTCCGGAAGAAAACGACAAGTACACCGTTATCGCCCTTCGCGAAATCGAAGAAGGTCTGATCACGAAAGATATCCTCGATGCTCGCGAGCGTCAGGAACTTCAAGAGCAAGAAGCAGCAGAGCTAGCAGCTGTTAGCGCTATTGCCGGCGACAACCGTTAA
- the spoT gene encoding bifunctional GTP diphosphokinase/guanosine-3',5'-bis pyrophosphate 3'-pyrophosphohydrolase, producing MYLFDSLKEVAIEYLPESQIEALRQAYLVARDAHEGQTRSSGEPYIIHPIAVARILAEMRLDYETLMAALLHDVIEDTEVTKDDLDSRFGSTVAELVDGVSKLDKLKFRDRKEAQAENFRKMIMAMAHDIRVILIKLADRTHNMRTLGALRPDKRRRIARETLEIFSPLAHRLGIHNIKTELEELGFEALYPNRYRVLKEVVAAARGNRKEMINKIHAEIEGRLKDAGINGTVQGREKNLYSIYNKMKNKEQRFHSIMDIYAFRVLVKDLDTCYRVLGQVHNLYKPRPSRMKDYIAIPKANGYQSLHTSLVGPHGVPVEVQIRTEDMDQMADKGVAAHWAYKDGESSGTTAQVKAQRWMQSLLELQQSAGSSFEFIENVKSDLFPDEIYVFTPKGRIVELPVGATAVDFAYAVHTDVGNACVGARVERQPYPLSKPLKNGQTIEIISAPGARPNAAWLNYVVTSRARTKIRQVLKTMRREESITLGRRLLNHALGAINIDQIDANNLQQVLTDLRLTSLEDLLAEIGLGELMSVVIARRLLGNADELTPKESDQRLPIRGADGILLTFANCCHPIHGDPIMAHVSPGKGLVIHREECANIRGYQKEPDKYMAVEWSEDFEQEFVTSLKVDMQNHQGALADLTNTIAATGSNIQGLATEEKDGRLYTITVRLTTKGRIHLANIMRRIRVMPNVVRVSRQKN from the coding sequence TTGTATCTTTTTGATAGCCTGAAAGAAGTCGCAATCGAATACCTGCCTGAGTCCCAAATCGAGGCGCTCAGGCAGGCCTATCTCGTTGCGCGAGATGCCCACGAAGGGCAAACCCGCTCCAGCGGTGAACCTTACATCATCCACCCTATTGCCGTTGCTCGTATCCTGGCCGAAATGCGCCTCGACTACGAGACCTTGATGGCAGCCCTCCTCCACGACGTCATCGAAGATACCGAGGTCACCAAAGACGATCTCGACAGTCGCTTTGGCTCTACCGTGGCCGAGCTGGTCGATGGGGTTTCCAAGCTGGACAAGCTGAAGTTCCGCGACCGCAAAGAAGCGCAAGCCGAGAACTTCCGCAAGATGATCATGGCGATGGCCCATGACATCCGCGTTATCCTCATCAAGCTGGCTGACCGCACGCACAACATGCGCACCTTGGGTGCCCTGCGTCCGGACAAACGCCGCCGTATAGCCCGCGAAACGCTGGAGATCTTCTCTCCGCTGGCGCACCGCCTGGGCATCCACAATATCAAGACCGAACTGGAAGAGCTGGGTTTCGAGGCCCTGTATCCAAACCGTTACCGTGTTTTGAAGGAAGTGGTGGCTGCCGCACGGGGTAACCGCAAAGAAATGATTAACAAGATCCACGCCGAGATTGAGGGCCGCCTCAAGGACGCGGGGATCAATGGCACGGTGCAAGGCCGCGAGAAGAACCTGTACTCCATCTACAACAAGATGAAGAACAAGGAGCAGCGCTTCCACTCGATCATGGACATCTACGCCTTCCGCGTACTGGTCAAGGACCTGGATACCTGCTATCGCGTGCTGGGCCAGGTCCACAACCTGTACAAGCCCCGCCCGAGCCGGATGAAGGACTACATCGCGATCCCGAAAGCCAACGGCTACCAGTCGCTGCATACGTCTCTGGTGGGCCCGCACGGGGTACCGGTGGAGGTCCAGATCCGTACCGAAGATATGGATCAGATGGCCGACAAAGGGGTTGCCGCCCACTGGGCCTACAAAGATGGCGAAAGCTCCGGGACCACAGCGCAGGTCAAGGCCCAGCGCTGGATGCAGAGCCTGCTTGAACTGCAGCAGAGCGCCGGCAGCTCGTTCGAGTTCATCGAGAACGTTAAGTCCGACCTGTTCCCGGACGAGATTTACGTCTTTACGCCGAAAGGCCGGATTGTTGAGCTGCCAGTCGGAGCAACCGCGGTCGACTTTGCCTACGCGGTACACACCGATGTCGGTAACGCCTGTGTCGGAGCCCGGGTCGAGCGCCAGCCTTATCCGCTGAGCAAACCGCTGAAGAACGGCCAGACCATCGAGATCATCAGTGCGCCGGGCGCCCGCCCGAATGCCGCCTGGCTCAACTACGTGGTCACTTCCCGCGCCCGCACCAAGATCCGCCAGGTGCTCAAGACCATGCGCCGCGAAGAGTCGATCACCCTTGGCCGACGCCTGCTCAACCACGCCCTCGGGGCTATCAACATCGACCAGATCGATGCGAATAACCTGCAGCAGGTTTTGACCGATCTGCGGCTGACCAGCCTCGAAGATCTGCTGGCCGAAATTGGCCTCGGTGAGCTGATGAGCGTAGTGATCGCCCGCCGCCTGTTGGGCAATGCCGATGAGCTGACACCGAAGGAATCCGATCAGCGCCTGCCAATCCGCGGTGCCGACGGTATCTTGCTGACCTTTGCCAACTGCTGTCACCCTATCCACGGTGACCCGATCATGGCCCACGTCAGCCCGGGCAAAGGACTGGTGATCCACCGCGAGGAGTGTGCCAACATCCGCGGCTACCAGAAAGAGCCGGATAAGTACATGGCCGTTGAGTGGAGCGAGGACTTCGAGCAAGAGTTTGTCACTTCGCTCAAGGTCGACATGCAGAACCACCAGGGTGCACTGGCCGATTTGACCAACACCATTGCCGCGACCGGATCGAACATCCAGGGCCTGGCAACGGAAGAGAAAGACGGCCGCCTGTATACCATTACCGTGCGCCTGACCACCAAGGGACGTATCCACCTGGCCAACATTATGCGCCGGATCCGGGTCATGCCCAACGTGGTGCGCGTCTCGCGCCAGAAAAATTAA
- the envZ gene encoding two-component system sensor histidine kinase EnvZ, with amino-acid sequence MRLSPRSTFTRTLILLAGLLIASQIFSYLAVLNYALLPSLQQFNRILAYEVRLMLKEDVELADGNTFHLDTPLRRQLLEQLGVTLHAEDGTDPVHDDELQEFTKATVIEYLSEEMTQELESPTEVRLVLGADSYVLWLKSESIPGYLMRIPLSELQEDDFSPLFHYSLIIAFMVIAGGWLFIRIQNRPLVALEQAALQVAKGETPPVLPERGASEIRAVTKAFNRMSAGIKQLEDDRALLMAGVSHDLRTPLTRIRLATEMMSPEDSYLAESMINDTEECNEIISQFMDYLKSTKKQAEEELELNYLLEEVAEAEGGYERQVDLDLSDIPGVIVGNGVSIKRSITNLVVNAQRYGNGLVKISSGTAADRKSAWFCVEDDGPGIEPDQVAKMFQPLTRGDTARGTDTEGTGLGLAIVKRIIDQHEGVIQVSNRREGGLRVQISLPLHTRK; translated from the coding sequence ATGCGACTGTCACCACGCAGTACCTTTACCCGGACACTGATCCTTCTGGCTGGCTTGCTGATAGCCAGCCAGATTTTCTCTTACCTGGCGGTACTCAACTACGCCTTGCTGCCGAGTTTGCAGCAGTTCAACCGGATCCTTGCCTACGAGGTGCGGTTGATGCTCAAGGAAGATGTTGAGCTGGCCGATGGCAATACCTTCCATCTCGATACTCCGCTGCGCCGCCAGTTGCTCGAGCAACTGGGCGTGACCCTGCATGCCGAGGACGGGACCGATCCGGTCCATGACGATGAACTGCAGGAGTTTACCAAAGCGACGGTGATCGAGTACCTCAGCGAGGAGATGACCCAGGAGCTCGAGTCGCCGACGGAAGTCCGTCTGGTGCTGGGAGCCGACAGTTATGTCCTGTGGCTGAAAAGCGAGTCGATACCCGGCTACCTGATGCGGATCCCGCTCTCCGAGTTGCAGGAAGATGACTTCTCGCCGCTGTTCCACTATAGCCTGATCATCGCCTTCATGGTGATTGCAGGCGGTTGGCTGTTTATCCGGATCCAGAACCGTCCGCTGGTGGCCCTGGAGCAAGCAGCCCTTCAGGTGGCAAAGGGCGAGACGCCGCCGGTGCTGCCGGAGCGAGGGGCATCGGAGATCCGGGCGGTGACCAAGGCGTTCAACCGCATGTCGGCCGGCATCAAGCAACTGGAAGATGACCGGGCCCTGCTGATGGCCGGTGTGAGCCACGACTTGCGCACGCCGCTGACCCGCATCCGCCTGGCCACAGAAATGATGTCGCCGGAAGACAGCTACTTGGCCGAGAGCATGATCAATGATACCGAAGAGTGTAACGAGATCATCAGCCAGTTTATGGACTACCTCAAGTCGACCAAGAAGCAGGCGGAAGAAGAACTCGAGCTTAACTACTTGCTGGAAGAAGTGGCTGAAGCCGAAGGGGGCTACGAGCGCCAGGTTGATTTGGATCTGTCTGACATTCCGGGGGTGATTGTCGGCAACGGGGTATCTATCAAGCGCTCTATCACCAACCTGGTGGTCAATGCCCAGCGCTACGGCAATGGCCTGGTCAAGATTTCCAGCGGTACAGCAGCCGATCGCAAGAGTGCCTGGTTCTGCGTCGAGGATGATGGTCCGGGTATAGAGCCTGATCAGGTGGCGAAGATGTTCCAGCCACTGACGCGGGGTGATACTGCCCGCGGGACGGATACCGAAGGCACCGGCTTGGGGCTGGCGATTGTCAAACGTATTATCGACCAGCACGAAGGGGTCATTCAGGTCTCCAACCGCCGCGAGGGTGGCCTGCGGGTGCAGATAAGCTTGCCGTTGCACACCAGGAAGTAG
- the recG gene encoding ATP-dependent DNA helicase RecG, with protein MAEKLEKIGLHTVQDLLFHLPLRYEDRTRIWPIASAMAGQHLTIQGEVLSSNIAFGKRRMLTVKIGDQTGSATLRFFNFNAAMKNSLSEGKQVKAYGEIKRGKYGLEIIHPDYKVFSEPTELSVEETLTPVYPTTEGLRQLTLRNLTDQAMRLLDKSAVRELLPEGLYDRQMTLSQALHVMHRPTPDVSLDQLEEGKHPAQQRLILEELLAQNLSMLAVRHKSQRHAAWPLAEGNTLKNKLLASLPFSPTGAQQRVVADIERDLAVPHPMMRLVQGDVGSGKTLVAALAALRAIEHGYQVALMAPTELLAEQHAINFAAWLNPLGIEVGWLAGKLKGKTRDKELARIESGEAKMVVGTHALFQEQVVFNNLALVIIDEQHRFGVHQRLELREKGANGGCYPHQLIMTATPIPRTLAMTAYADLETSVIDELPPGRTPIQTVALPDSRRQEIIERIRSACLNEGRQAYWVCTLIDESEVLEAQAASDTADELTAQLPELNIGLVHGRMKPAEKQAVMKRFKDGELHLLVATTVIEVGVDVPNASLMVIENPERLGLAQLHQLRGRVGRGSVASHCVLLYHAPLSKTAQKRLGVLRESSDGFVIAQRDLEIRGPGELLGTKQTGIAEFKVADLVRDQHLIPQVQKLARYLHDNYPDNAKAIIDRWLGQRENYSNA; from the coding sequence ATGGCAGAAAAACTGGAAAAAATCGGTCTGCACACCGTGCAGGATCTCCTCTTCCACCTTCCGCTCCGCTACGAGGACCGTACCCGGATCTGGCCGATTGCCAGCGCCATGGCCGGCCAGCACCTAACCATTCAGGGCGAGGTACTGAGCAGCAATATCGCCTTCGGCAAACGCCGGATGCTGACGGTCAAAATCGGCGACCAGACCGGCAGCGCCACCCTGCGTTTTTTCAACTTCAATGCCGCGATGAAAAACAGCCTGAGCGAGGGCAAGCAGGTCAAGGCCTACGGCGAGATCAAGCGCGGCAAGTACGGGCTGGAAATCATCCATCCCGACTACAAGGTGTTTTCCGAGCCCACCGAACTCAGCGTCGAGGAAACCCTGACCCCGGTTTACCCGACAACGGAAGGCCTGCGCCAACTCACCCTGCGCAACCTCACCGATCAGGCCATGCGCCTGCTCGACAAATCGGCGGTGCGCGAGCTGCTGCCCGAAGGCTTGTACGACCGCCAGATGACCCTGTCGCAAGCGTTGCATGTGATGCACCGGCCTACCCCGGATGTCTCCCTCGACCAGCTCGAGGAAGGCAAGCATCCGGCCCAGCAGCGCCTGATCCTCGAAGAGCTGCTGGCACAGAACCTGTCGATGCTGGCCGTGCGTCACAAGAGCCAGCGCCATGCTGCCTGGCCACTGGCCGAGGGCAACACGCTAAAAAATAAACTGCTGGCGAGCTTGCCATTCAGCCCTACCGGAGCCCAGCAGCGGGTGGTGGCCGATATCGAGCGCGACCTTGCCGTGCCGCACCCGATGATGCGCCTGGTACAGGGCGATGTCGGCTCGGGCAAAACCCTGGTTGCCGCGCTGGCTGCCCTGCGTGCCATCGAGCATGGCTACCAAGTCGCGCTGATGGCGCCAACCGAGCTGCTGGCCGAGCAGCACGCGATCAACTTCGCCGCCTGGCTCAACCCGCTGGGGATTGAAGTCGGCTGGCTGGCCGGCAAGCTCAAGGGCAAGACCCGCGACAAGGAGCTGGCCCGCATCGAAAGCGGCGAAGCCAAGATGGTGGTCGGTACCCATGCCCTGTTCCAGGAGCAGGTGGTATTCAATAACCTCGCTTTGGTGATCATCGACGAGCAGCACCGCTTCGGTGTCCACCAGCGCCTCGAGCTGCGCGAGAAAGGGGCCAACGGCGGCTGCTACCCGCACCAGCTGATCATGACCGCCACCCCGATCCCCCGTACCCTGGCAATGACCGCTTACGCTGATCTGGAAACCTCGGTCATCGACGAGCTGCCACCGGGCCGGACCCCGATCCAAACTGTCGCCCTGCCCGACTCGCGCCGTCAGGAGATCATCGAGCGCATCCGCTCGGCCTGCCTCAATGAAGGCCGCCAAGCCTATTGGGTCTGTACCTTGATTGATGAGTCTGAAGTATTGGAAGCCCAGGCCGCCTCCGATACCGCCGACGAGCTAACCGCGCAACTGCCGGAGCTCAATATCGGGCTGGTTCACGGCCGGATGAAACCGGCTGAGAAGCAGGCAGTGATGAAGCGCTTCAAAGATGGCGAGTTGCACCTGCTGGTTGCCACCACGGTGATCGAGGTGGGTGTCGACGTCCCCAATGCCAGCCTGATGGTGATTGAAAACCCGGAGCGCCTCGGCCTGGCCCAGCTGCACCAGTTACGCGGCCGGGTTGGCCGGGGCAGCGTCGCCAGCCACTGCGTGCTGCTTTACCATGCCCCGCTGTCGAAAACCGCCCAGAAACGTCTGGGAGTATTGCGCGAGAGCAGCGATGGCTTTGTCATTGCCCAGCGAGATTTGGAGATCCGCGGCCCCGGCGAGCTGCTCGGTACCAAGCAGACCGGGATAGCCGAGTTCAAGGTCGCAGACTTGGTTCGCGACCAGCACCTGATCCCCCAGGTCCAGAAGCTGGCCCGCTATCTGCACGACAACTACCCGGACAACGCCAAGGCGATTATCGACCGTTGGCTCGGCCAGCGGGAAAACTACTCCAATGCCTAA
- the trmH gene encoding tRNA (guanosine(18)-2'-O)-methyltransferase TrmH, with amino-acid sequence MSPERFQRIHEVLATRQPDLTVCMEEVHKPNNVSAIVRTADAVGIHKVHAVWPNDGMRMLGNTSAGARNWVELETHDSMVNAVNTLKAQGMQVLATNLSDTAIDFRDVDYTKPTAVILGGEKNGITAEALAMADQDIIIPMVGMVQSLNVSVASALILYEAQRQRQNAGMYDREKTLLPDEVVHRILFERGHPVLAKVARRKGLPYPPLDEHGQIAADEQWWSIMQATEPKKKKALP; translated from the coding sequence ATGAGCCCTGAACGATTCCAACGTATCCACGAGGTCCTTGCCACCCGCCAACCAGACTTGACGGTGTGCATGGAAGAAGTCCACAAGCCCAACAATGTCTCGGCCATTGTCCGTACCGCCGATGCCGTTGGGATCCATAAAGTGCACGCGGTATGGCCCAACGACGGTATGCGCATGCTCGGCAACACCTCGGCCGGTGCCCGCAACTGGGTCGAGCTCGAAACCCACGACTCGATGGTCAATGCCGTCAATACGCTCAAGGCACAGGGCATGCAGGTGCTGGCCACCAACCTGTCCGACACCGCAATTGATTTCCGTGACGTGGATTACACCAAGCCGACGGCGGTTATCCTCGGCGGCGAGAAAAATGGGATCACCGCTGAAGCCCTGGCGATGGCCGATCAGGATATCATCATCCCGATGGTAGGTATGGTACAGTCATTGAATGTCTCGGTCGCCAGTGCCCTGATCCTTTACGAAGCACAGCGCCAGCGCCAAAATGCCGGTATGTATGACAGGGAGAAAACCCTGCTGCCCGATGAGGTGGTTCACCGTATCCTGTTCGAGCGCGGTCACCCGGTGCTGGCCAAAGTTGCCCGCCGCAAGGGGCTGCCCTACCCGCCGCTGGACGAGCACGGCCAGATCGCTGCCGATGAGCAGTGGTGGAGCATCATGCAGGCCACCGAGCCGAAAAAGAAAAAAGCCTTACCTTAA
- a CDS encoding bifunctional GNAT family N-acetyltransferase/carbon-nitrogen hydrolase family protein, whose amino-acid sequence MDTNTPLLNLRAIEPSDYDELAALMDLVFADVGGAWPRMTIMDLIHQFPDGQICIEDSGKIVGAALTIKVNYNRFSLNHAYTDIISEQNVIQHQVTGDALYGLDVFVHPDYRGLRLGRRLYDARKELCRSTNLKAILAGGRLPGYHKVADQLTVIEYLEKVKRKEIHDPILSFQLANDFDVKRLMKNYLPEDAKSCGYATLLEWDNVFYDEEMPSVIESEKKIVRIGIVQWQMRKMVSVDDLIDQAEFFVSSLSNYQADFALFPEFFNAPLMGLRPELSPVEAIRFLSEFSEDIKQRFSQMAVTYNINIISGSMPILENDRLYNVSYLLHRDGCIDEQYKIHITPHEQKDWVIDGGDKVKVFETDAGRVGILICYDAEFPELGRMLAEQGVQIMFVPFWTDTKNGYLRVRLCAQARAIENECYVALGGSVGNLPRVNNVDIQYAQSAVFSPSDIYFPHDATITEASANTEMIIFADVELDKLKYLNTEGSVTNLRHRRLDLYGGFTRAGNGPGSGKP is encoded by the coding sequence ATGGATACCAATACCCCTTTGCTAAACCTTCGTGCAATCGAGCCCAGTGATTACGACGAGCTGGCAGCCCTGATGGATTTGGTCTTTGCCGATGTCGGGGGCGCATGGCCGCGCATGACGATCATGGATTTGATCCACCAGTTCCCCGACGGCCAGATCTGTATCGAAGACAGCGGCAAGATAGTCGGGGCCGCCCTCACCATCAAGGTTAACTACAACCGTTTTTCCCTAAACCACGCCTACACCGACATCATCAGTGAGCAGAATGTGATCCAGCATCAAGTCACCGGGGATGCGCTATACGGCCTGGATGTGTTCGTCCATCCCGATTACCGCGGGCTTCGCCTGGGCCGGCGTCTCTACGACGCCCGCAAGGAGCTCTGCCGCAGCACCAACCTCAAGGCTATCCTGGCAGGAGGGCGCCTCCCAGGCTACCACAAGGTGGCAGACCAGCTCACGGTTATCGAGTACCTCGAGAAGGTCAAGCGCAAGGAAATCCACGATCCCATCCTGTCGTTCCAGCTGGCCAATGATTTTGACGTCAAACGACTGATGAAGAATTACTTACCGGAAGATGCCAAGTCCTGCGGCTACGCGACCTTGCTGGAATGGGACAATGTGTTTTACGACGAGGAAATGCCGTCGGTCATCGAGTCCGAGAAGAAAATCGTCCGGATAGGGATTGTCCAATGGCAAATGCGCAAGATGGTGTCGGTGGACGATCTGATCGACCAGGCCGAATTCTTTGTCTCCTCGCTCTCCAACTACCAGGCCGACTTTGCGCTCTTCCCCGAGTTCTTCAATGCCCCGTTGATGGGGCTCAGGCCCGAGCTCAGCCCGGTCGAGGCGATCCGGTTTCTCAGCGAATTCAGCGAAGACATCAAGCAGCGCTTTTCCCAAATGGCCGTCACCTACAATATCAACATCATCTCGGGCAGCATGCCGATACTGGAGAATGACCGCCTGTACAATGTCTCCTACCTGCTTCACCGTGATGGCTGTATCGACGAACAGTACAAGATCCATATCACCCCGCATGAACAAAAAGACTGGGTCATTGACGGCGGCGACAAAGTGAAGGTCTTCGAGACGGATGCCGGACGGGTCGGCATCCTCATCTGCTACGATGCAGAATTCCCCGAGCTGGGACGGATGCTGGCTGAGCAAGGTGTACAAATCATGTTTGTGCCTTTTTGGACAGACACCAAAAACGGCTACTTGCGGGTCAGGCTGTGCGCCCAGGCAAGGGCTATCGAAAATGAATGTTACGTGGCACTCGGCGGCAGCGTCGGTAACCTGCCACGGGTCAATAACGTCGATATCCAATATGCCCAGTCAGCGGTTTTTTCGCCATCCGATATCTACTTCCCCCACGACGCCACCATAACCGAAGCCAGCGCCAACACGGAAATGATCATCTTCGCCGATGTCGAACTCGACAAGCTCAAGTACCTCAATACCGAAGGCTCGGTCACCAACCTGCGCCACCGCCGGCTCGACCTCTATGGCGGGTTCACCCGGGCCGGCAATGGACCGGGATCAGGCAAGCCCTAA